One Rosa chinensis cultivar Old Blush chromosome 5, RchiOBHm-V2, whole genome shotgun sequence genomic region harbors:
- the LOC112167718 gene encoding mitochondrial dicarboxylate/tricarboxylate transporter DTC-like yields the protein MALTLYQEAACGLISGAAEAYFSFPFVSACLPQVDPTTLSVVQRAKYRNIFDALNSMSGNRKISALWTNAGPYVKTRMGTNVGMLASYNPSLCYLRDSCGLSETRAQLGEITEVIGELFEARVSHFVKQ from the exons ATGGCATTAACTCTTTATCAGGAAGCTGCTTGCGGGTTGATTTCCGGGGCGGCTGAGGCATACTTCAGTTTTCCATTTGTTTCTGCATGTCTCCCGCAGGTTGATCCTACGACTTTATCAGTCGTGCAGCGTGCCAAATACAGAAACATATTTGATGCTCTCAACTCTATGAGTGGCAATAGAAAAATTTCAGCACTATGGACAAATGCTGGTCCTTATGTGAAGACAAGAATGGGGACAAATGTGGGTATGCTCGCATCTTATAATCCAAGCCTCTGTTATCTCAGGGACTCATGTGGTTTAAGCGAAACAAGAGCACAGCTGG GGGAAATTACCGAGGTCATTGGCGAATTGTTCGAGGCTCGAGTCTCTCATTTTGTCAAGCAATAA
- the LOC112164448 gene encoding putative receptor like protein 25, whose translation MRNIGFHSAIPRHQSNHDGFPDLRILDLSQNNFTGQFAFEFILSGKAMRGIDLNGSEYLLQYRFFVYEPGLGDIASSRLEYSITLMNKGLERYFQKIREDFMAIDLSSNRFEGKIPEFIGNLKGLRSLNVSSNILSGRLPPSLGNLTNLEALDLSHNNFLGEIPPSLLQLSFLQQFSVSHNKLLTGRIPVGNQFSTFGITSYEGNPGLCGFPLPKKCSRSEEGPEHPPSTAEEEDGVELDWKFAAAGLVSGLVVGVVLADFVIARFSERFIEIVALLIRLMKTLKRMRRPRS comes from the coding sequence ATGAGGAATATTGGGTTCCACAGTGCTATTCCGAGACATCAAAGCAATCATGATGGTTTCCCCGATTTGCGCATCCTTGATCTGTCTCAAAATAATTTTACCGGTCAGTTTGCATTTGAATTCATCCTCTCTGGAAAAGCAATGAGAGGTATCGATCTAAACGGGTCGGAGTACCTGTTACAATATAGATTCTTCGTTTATGAACCCGGACTTGGTGATATAGCTAGTTCCAGATTAGAGTACTCAATCACGCTGATGAATAAAGGTTTGGAGAGATACTTCCAAAAGATTCGTGAAGACTTTATGGCCATCGATCTGTCGAGCAATAGATTTGAAGGCAAGATTCCAGAATTTATTGGGAACCTAAAGGGGCTTCGCTCACTTAATGTATCCAGTAACATTCTAAGTGGCCGCCTCCCACCATCCTTGGGAAACTTAACAAATCTTGAAGCTTTGGACCTTTCACATAACAACTTCTTGGGTGAGATCCCTCCATCACTGTTGCAGCTTTCATTCCTCCAACAATTCAGCGTCTCGCACAACAAATTGCTCACAGGTCGAATACCGGTTGGAAACCAGTTTAGTACCTTCGGCATCACTTCATATGAGGGAAACCCAGGTTTGTGTGGATTTCCATTGCCAAAGAAATGTTCGCGTTCTGAGGAGGGGCCTGAACATCCACCTTCaacagcagaagaagaagatggagttgAATTGGATTGGAAATTTGCTGCGGCGGGGTTAGTGAGTGGATTGGTGGTGGGAGTGGTTCTTGCAGACTTTGTGATCGCGAGGTTCAGTGAGCGGTTCATTGAGATTGTTGCATTGCTGATCAGACTGATGAAAACATTGAAAAGGATGAGAAGGCCCAGAAGTTGA